The proteins below are encoded in one region of Microbacterium pygmaeum:
- a CDS encoding histidine phosphatase family protein, with the protein MTHYIYLVRHGEHQDAEHGLVDGPLSPRGRRQAALLADRLSGVPFDAVWHSPLERASQTARAVAERMPSVTPIPSALLFDCVPTGMTEETPAVYEPFFGSITEAEIEAGRAQMADAVSEHLVRKSGDVHELLITHNFVISWFVREVMGAPEWRWMTLNQAHCGLTVISQRQGRPWTLLAHNDLAHLPVELRTGLPEIYPV; encoded by the coding sequence GTGACGCACTACATCTACCTCGTGCGGCACGGAGAACATCAGGACGCCGAGCACGGTCTGGTCGATGGTCCGCTCTCGCCTCGAGGTCGTCGCCAGGCCGCCCTGCTGGCCGATCGGCTGTCGGGGGTGCCCTTCGACGCCGTTTGGCACTCGCCGCTCGAGCGCGCCAGCCAGACGGCTCGCGCGGTCGCGGAACGGATGCCGTCGGTCACGCCGATCCCCTCGGCGCTGCTGTTCGACTGCGTGCCGACCGGCATGACCGAGGAGACGCCGGCGGTGTACGAGCCGTTCTTCGGAAGCATCACAGAGGCTGAGATCGAGGCCGGTCGCGCGCAGATGGCCGATGCGGTCAGTGAGCACCTCGTGCGCAAGAGCGGAGACGTGCACGAACTGCTGATCACCCACAACTTCGTCATCAGCTGGTTCGTACGCGAGGTCATGGGCGCACCTGAGTGGCGCTGGATGACGCTCAATCAGGCCCACTGCGGCCTGACGGTGATCTCGCAGCGGCAGGGGCGTCCGTGGACGCTGCTGGCCCACAACGACCTCGCGCATCTGCCGGTCGAGCTGCGGACCGGGCTGCCCGAGATCTACCCCGTCTGA
- a CDS encoding aldo/keto reductase, giving the protein MAVFGVRSAVSSESLPPVPLAGDVHPSAPIPVQGPSVGSNVRVDLGESGSKVFPLILGGAEFGWNVDLESSHEILDAYVERGGNAVHTADSFAGGRSEHIIGQWLHSRGLRDDVTLAVRVGGHPDNPGLGPVNLVRAVEASLTRLRTDRIDVLYLDAAGRGAPELEDTLATAEWLVESGKARALGAAGFTAAQLVEARILASAGYPRITVLDVPFNVLRRHEFDSDLRLVAGAQAMAVTPSHALEHGFLAGRQRTRSRGGLSVRGAQIAANLNRRGSRTLRALDAVGTELGVPDAAVAVAWLLAQKLVTAPIINAFAPQHVEELVQGVGVRLSRSQLADIARAAE; this is encoded by the coding sequence ATGGCTGTTTTCGGCGTACGCTCGGCCGTCTCCTCGGAGAGCCTGCCTCCCGTCCCGCTCGCCGGTGACGTCCACCCGTCGGCGCCGATCCCCGTGCAGGGTCCGTCTGTCGGCTCGAACGTCCGCGTCGATCTCGGTGAGAGCGGCTCGAAGGTCTTCCCGCTCATCCTCGGCGGCGCCGAGTTCGGGTGGAACGTCGACCTCGAATCCAGCCACGAGATCCTCGACGCGTACGTCGAACGTGGCGGAAACGCGGTGCACACCGCGGACAGCTTCGCGGGCGGGCGCAGCGAGCACATCATCGGCCAGTGGCTGCACTCCCGCGGCCTGCGCGATGACGTGACCCTCGCCGTCCGCGTGGGCGGCCACCCCGACAACCCCGGCCTGGGGCCGGTCAACCTGGTCCGCGCGGTGGAGGCCTCGCTCACGCGCCTGCGCACCGATCGCATCGATGTGCTGTATCTGGATGCCGCGGGCCGCGGTGCTCCCGAGCTGGAGGACACGCTGGCCACCGCCGAGTGGCTGGTCGAATCCGGCAAGGCCCGTGCGCTGGGGGCTGCGGGCTTCACGGCGGCGCAACTCGTCGAGGCCCGCATCCTGGCCTCGGCCGGCTACCCGCGGATCACCGTCCTGGACGTGCCGTTCAACGTCCTGCGCCGGCACGAATTCGATTCCGATCTGCGACTGGTCGCCGGCGCGCAGGCCATGGCCGTCACGCCGTCGCACGCGCTCGAGCACGGGTTCCTCGCCGGACGACAGCGGACCCGCAGTCGCGGTGGGCTGTCGGTGCGGGGGGCCCAGATCGCGGCGAACCTCAACCGGCGCGGCAGCCGCACGCTTCGGGCCCTCGATGCCGTCGGCACCGAACTCGGCGTTCCGGATGCGGCAGTCGCGGTCGCCTGGCTGCTCGCACAGAAGCTCGTCACCGCGCCGATCATCAACGCGTTCGCGCCGCAGCACGTGGAAGAGCTCGTCCAGGGCGTCGGCGTGCGACTCAGCCGCAGCCAGCTCGCCGACATCGCCCGAGCGGCGGAGTAG
- a CDS encoding polyribonucleotide nucleotidyltransferase → MEGPEITAAEAVLDNGRFGTRTIRFETGRLAQQAQGAVAAYLDEETMLLSATSAGKHPREGFDFFPLTVDVEERSYAAGKIPGSFFRREGRPSTEAILVCRLIDRPLRPSFVDGLRNEVQIVVTVLSIAPGEFYDALAINAASLSTQISGLPFSGPIAGVRLALIPGHGENADQWIAFPTVTQLEEAVFDLIVAGRVITDAAGNEDVAIMMVEAEATEGSWNLIKGGAVKPNEQVVAEGLEASKPFIKQLVAAQNVVANTAAKEIKEFPVFLPYSQQTYDFVAGRAYDKLVPIYQIADKQERQNADDELKDAVKAELLAAVESGELPAVATLEFSAAYKSVTKVIVRGRILSEGVRMDGRGLADIRPLDAEVQVIPRVHGSAIFQRGETQILGVTTLNMLKMEQQIDSLSPVTHKRYMHHYNFPPYSTGETGRVGSPKRREIGHGFLAERALVPVLPSREEFPYAIRQVSEALGSNGSTSMGSVCASTLSLLNAGVPLRAPVAGIAMGLVSDEVDGQTRYAALTDILGAEDALGDMDFKVAGTSEFVTAIQLDTKLDGIPSSVLTAALQQAHEARLTILGVLNAAIDSPDEMAPTAPRVISVQIPVDKIGELIGPKGKTINAIQDETGAQISIEEDGTVYIGATDGPSAEAARAQVNAIANPTNPEVGEQFLGTVVKLATFGAFISLLPGKDGLLHVSEVRKLAGGKRVENVEDVLNVGQKILVKITKIDDRGKLSLEPVLEEPADQEGRAAASPGPQDPAEGPVEG, encoded by the coding sequence TTGGAAGGTCCTGAAATCACCGCAGCGGAAGCCGTTCTCGACAACGGCCGCTTCGGCACCCGCACCATCCGCTTCGAAACCGGCCGTCTCGCGCAGCAGGCGCAGGGCGCCGTCGCCGCCTACCTCGACGAGGAGACGATGCTCCTCTCGGCCACCAGCGCCGGGAAGCACCCGCGTGAAGGCTTCGACTTCTTCCCGCTGACCGTCGACGTGGAAGAGCGCTCGTACGCCGCAGGCAAGATCCCCGGCTCGTTCTTCCGCCGCGAGGGTCGCCCCTCGACCGAGGCGATCCTGGTGTGCCGTCTGATCGACCGCCCCCTGCGCCCGTCGTTCGTCGACGGCCTCCGCAACGAGGTCCAGATCGTCGTCACCGTCCTCTCGATCGCACCCGGCGAGTTCTACGACGCGCTGGCCATCAACGCCGCGTCGCTTTCGACCCAGATCTCCGGCCTGCCGTTCTCCGGCCCGATCGCCGGCGTCCGCCTCGCGCTCATCCCCGGCCACGGCGAGAACGCCGACCAGTGGATCGCGTTCCCGACTGTCACGCAGCTCGAAGAGGCCGTGTTCGACCTCATCGTCGCCGGTCGCGTCATCACGGATGCCGCAGGCAACGAAGACGTCGCGATCATGATGGTCGAGGCCGAGGCCACCGAAGGCTCCTGGAACCTGATCAAGGGCGGCGCCGTCAAGCCGAACGAGCAGGTCGTCGCCGAAGGCCTCGAGGCCTCGAAGCCCTTCATCAAGCAGCTGGTCGCCGCGCAGAACGTCGTCGCGAACACCGCGGCGAAGGAGATCAAGGAATTCCCGGTCTTCCTGCCCTACAGCCAGCAGACCTACGACTTCGTCGCCGGCCGCGCCTACGACAAGCTCGTCCCGATCTACCAGATCGCCGACAAGCAGGAGCGTCAGAACGCCGATGACGAGCTGAAGGACGCCGTCAAGGCGGAGCTGCTCGCCGCCGTCGAGTCGGGCGAACTGCCCGCCGTCGCCACGCTGGAGTTCTCGGCCGCCTACAAGTCGGTCACCAAGGTGATCGTCCGCGGTCGCATCCTCTCCGAGGGCGTCCGCATGGACGGCCGGGGCCTGGCCGACATCCGACCGCTCGACGCCGAGGTGCAGGTCATCCCGCGCGTCCACGGCTCGGCGATCTTCCAGCGCGGCGAGACCCAGATCCTGGGTGTCACCACGCTGAACATGCTCAAGATGGAGCAGCAGATCGACTCGCTGTCGCCGGTCACGCACAAGCGCTACATGCACCACTACAACTTCCCGCCGTATTCGACCGGTGAGACCGGCCGCGTCGGCAGCCCGAAGCGTCGCGAGATCGGCCACGGCTTCCTGGCCGAGCGCGCGCTCGTGCCGGTGCTGCCCAGCCGCGAGGAGTTCCCGTACGCGATCCGTCAGGTGTCCGAGGCGCTCGGCTCCAACGGCTCGACGTCGATGGGCTCGGTGTGCGCGTCGACCCTGTCACTGCTGAACGCGGGTGTGCCGCTGCGCGCGCCCGTCGCCGGTATCGCGATGGGTCTGGTCTCGGACGAGGTCGACGGCCAGACGCGCTACGCCGCACTGACCGACATCCTGGGCGCCGAGGACGCGCTCGGCGACATGGACTTCAAGGTCGCCGGGACGAGCGAGTTCGTCACCGCCATCCAGCTCGACACGAAGCTCGACGGCATCCCGTCGTCCGTGCTCACCGCCGCGCTGCAGCAGGCCCATGAGGCCCGCCTGACGATCCTCGGCGTGCTCAACGCCGCGATCGACAGCCCGGACGAGATGGCTCCGACCGCGCCCCGCGTGATCAGCGTCCAGATCCCGGTCGACAAGATCGGCGAGCTGATCGGCCCCAAGGGCAAGACGATCAACGCCATCCAGGACGAGACCGGCGCGCAGATCTCGATCGAGGAGGACGGCACCGTCTACATCGGCGCGACCGACGGCCCCTCGGCAGAGGCAGCCCGTGCCCAGGTCAACGCGATCGCCAACCCCACCAACCCGGAGGTCGGCGAGCAGTTCCTCGGCACCGTGGTGAAGCTGGCGACCTTCGGTGCCTTCATCTCGCTGCTGCCCGGCAAGGACGGACTGCTGCACGTCAGCGAGGTCCGCAAGCTCGCCGGTGGCAAGCGCGTGGAGAACGTCGAGGACGTGCTCAACGTGGGTCAGAAGATCCTCGTGAAGATCACGAAGATCGATGACCGCGGCAAGCTGTCGCTCGAGCCGGTCCTCGAGGAGCCCGCCGACCAGGAGGGCCGCGCCGCGGCCAGCCCCGGTCCTCAGGACCCCGCAGAGGGCCCGGTCGAAGGCTGA
- a CDS encoding DUF5302 domain-containing protein, whose protein sequence is MSTDDEADAAASDDMKRKFKEALDKKNAKHREGEAHLDGDSSIHGAHGAAQTKREFRRKSG, encoded by the coding sequence ATGAGCACCGATGACGAAGCGGACGCCGCAGCGTCCGATGACATGAAGCGCAAGTTCAAAGAGGCGCTCGACAAGAAGAACGCGAAACACCGCGAGGGCGAGGCGCACCTCGACGGCGATTCGTCGATCCACGGTGCGCACGGTGCCGCGCAGACCAAGCGCGAGTTCCGTCGCAAGAGCGGCTGA
- a CDS encoding cation:dicarboxylate symporter family transporter has product MAQIPRTQSFALPGFNWRRGKTSWDRHTWLYIAVIIAVVAGATIGLIWPDFAVALEPIGKGFVALIKMMIAPIIFCTIVVGVGSIAKAATVGKIGGLALLYFMIMTTFALAIGLVVGNLIHPGEGLNMTNSTYDAGATEAKTTQEFILGIIPTTFFSAFTGESVLQVLFIALLVGFALQKMGAKGEPIMNAVKHLQALVFRILGMILWLAPLGAFGAIAAVVGKTGFAAIVSLGVLMIAFYITCALFVFGILGTLLYAVARVNIFSLMKYLAREYLLIVGTSSSESALPRLIAKMEHLGVSKPVVGITVPTGYSFNLDGTAIYLTMASLFIAAGMGMPMSIGEQIGLLLFMVIASKGAAGVTGAGLATLAGGLQAYRPDLVDGVGVIVGIDRFMSEGRAVTNFTGNAVATILIGTWTKEIDKTQVNRVLAGGDPFDESTLSGDGHDGMSSAKDAVGTQGLEEAVVAEEQAARDRSRERAGALSS; this is encoded by the coding sequence ATGGCTCAGATCCCCAGAACACAATCGTTCGCACTGCCCGGCTTCAACTGGCGGCGCGGCAAGACGTCGTGGGACAGGCACACCTGGCTCTACATCGCGGTGATCATCGCGGTGGTCGCCGGAGCCACGATCGGCCTGATCTGGCCGGATTTCGCCGTGGCACTGGAGCCGATCGGAAAGGGATTCGTCGCCCTGATCAAGATGATGATCGCTCCGATCATCTTCTGCACGATCGTCGTCGGGGTGGGATCGATCGCCAAGGCAGCCACGGTCGGCAAGATCGGCGGGCTCGCGCTGCTGTACTTCATGATCATGACCACCTTCGCGCTGGCGATCGGGCTTGTCGTGGGCAACCTCATCCACCCCGGTGAGGGCCTCAACATGACGAACTCGACCTACGACGCCGGCGCGACGGAGGCCAAGACGACGCAGGAGTTCATCCTCGGCATCATCCCGACGACCTTCTTCTCGGCGTTCACGGGTGAGAGCGTCCTGCAGGTGCTGTTCATCGCGCTCCTGGTCGGCTTCGCGCTGCAGAAGATGGGAGCCAAGGGCGAGCCCATCATGAACGCGGTGAAGCATCTGCAGGCGCTGGTCTTCCGCATCCTGGGCATGATCCTGTGGCTCGCGCCGCTCGGCGCGTTCGGGGCGATCGCCGCGGTGGTTGGCAAGACCGGGTTCGCGGCCATCGTGAGTCTTGGCGTGCTGATGATCGCGTTCTACATCACCTGCGCGCTGTTCGTCTTCGGGATCCTCGGCACGCTCCTGTACGCCGTCGCGCGGGTCAACATCTTCAGCCTCATGAAGTACCTGGCCCGCGAGTACCTGCTCATCGTGGGCACCTCGTCCTCCGAGTCGGCGCTGCCGCGCCTGATCGCCAAGATGGAGCACCTCGGCGTCTCCAAGCCGGTGGTGGGCATCACAGTGCCGACCGGCTACTCGTTCAACCTCGACGGCACGGCGATCTACCTCACGATGGCCTCGCTGTTCATCGCGGCCGGGATGGGCATGCCGATGTCGATCGGCGAGCAGATCGGACTGCTGCTGTTCATGGTCATCGCCTCCAAGGGAGCCGCGGGCGTCACCGGCGCGGGCCTTGCGACCCTCGCCGGCGGACTGCAGGCCTACCGCCCGGACCTCGTCGACGGAGTCGGCGTCATCGTCGGGATCGACCGCTTCATGTCCGAGGGGCGGGCCGTGACCAACTTCACCGGCAACGCGGTCGCGACGATCCTCATCGGCACCTGGACGAAGGAGATCGACAAGACGCAGGTGAACCGCGTCCTGGCCGGAGGCGACCCCTTCGACGAGTCGACGCTGTCGGGTGACGGCCACGACGGGATGTCCTCGGCGAAGGATGCCGTCGGGACGCAGGGCCTCGAAGAGGCCGTCGTCGCCGAGGAGCAGGCTGCGCGGGACCGCTCGCGCGAACGAGCGGGCGCCCTCAGCTCCTGA
- a CDS encoding sensor histidine kinase: MAGSGGGSAASRVFLAFLGAVVVITCLLAALLAFQAQATERAEAETVTLAVARTIAEMPEVVTAVTAGSDAAATALLQPVAERIMAQTPIDFVTIMTTDGIRLTHADPAQIGRPYLGTIEPGLAGRELTEEAIGTLGPSLRSVVPVTSDGAVVALVSAGITLGSVGSGVVGQLPFVIAVAIALAAFGIAAAWFAGRFTRRIAGDLPASAVRDAVSSYESVRTLGEALRAQTHEHGNRMHTAVALLELGRTAEAIGILTETSRQSQVLVDQVAARRDGDPTVGALLLGKAAQARERGVQWTAEIDPAAPRSTLSPVDAVSVVGNLIDNAVDAAAAGAEPRWVRVIFTSASGGALAVTVSDSGEGVPLELHERIFEHGFSTKPAGADGRGVGLALVRGIVEDAGGSIDHSPDPTTFRAILPGRRG; this comes from the coding sequence ATGGCCGGCAGCGGTGGTGGGAGTGCGGCCTCGCGCGTCTTCCTCGCCTTCCTCGGTGCCGTCGTGGTCATCACCTGCCTGCTCGCGGCGCTGCTGGCGTTCCAGGCCCAGGCCACCGAGCGCGCCGAGGCCGAGACGGTGACGCTCGCCGTCGCGCGCACGATCGCCGAGATGCCCGAGGTGGTCACGGCCGTGACGGCCGGATCGGATGCTGCGGCCACAGCGCTGCTGCAGCCGGTCGCCGAGCGGATCATGGCCCAGACCCCGATCGACTTCGTGACCATCATGACGACGGACGGGATCCGCCTCACCCATGCCGATCCTGCACAGATCGGCAGGCCCTACCTCGGCACGATCGAACCGGGGCTGGCGGGCCGGGAACTGACGGAGGAGGCGATCGGGACGCTCGGACCGTCGCTGCGCTCGGTGGTGCCGGTCACCTCCGACGGCGCCGTGGTGGCATTGGTCTCCGCCGGGATCACCCTCGGCAGCGTCGGCTCCGGCGTCGTCGGTCAGCTGCCGTTCGTGATCGCCGTGGCGATCGCCCTCGCCGCGTTCGGCATCGCCGCGGCGTGGTTCGCGGGACGATTCACCCGTCGGATCGCCGGCGACCTCCCGGCGAGCGCCGTGCGCGACGCGGTGTCGTCGTACGAGTCGGTGCGCACGCTCGGCGAGGCGCTGCGCGCGCAGACCCATGAGCACGGCAATCGCATGCACACGGCGGTGGCACTCCTCGAGCTCGGTCGCACGGCCGAGGCGATCGGGATCCTGACCGAGACATCGCGTCAGAGTCAGGTGCTGGTCGATCAGGTGGCCGCGCGGCGCGACGGCGACCCCACGGTTGGGGCGCTGCTGCTGGGCAAAGCGGCCCAGGCGCGGGAGCGGGGCGTGCAGTGGACCGCCGAGATCGATCCGGCCGCGCCGCGCAGCACGCTGAGCCCGGTCGACGCGGTCTCGGTGGTCGGCAACCTGATCGACAACGCTGTCGATGCGGCCGCCGCGGGCGCGGAGCCGCGCTGGGTCCGTGTGATCTTCACATCCGCATCGGGCGGCGCGCTGGCGGTGACGGTGTCCGACTCGGGGGAGGGCGTTCCCCTGGAACTTCACGAGCGCATCTTCGAGCACGGATTCTCGACGAAGCCGGCGGGAGCCGACGGCCGCGGCGTCGGTCTGGCCCTCGTGCGGGGAATCGTCGAGGACGCGGGCGGGTCGATCGACCACTCCCCCGATCCGACGACCTTCCGAGCGATCCTGCCGGGGCGGCGCGGATGA
- a CDS encoding response regulator — translation MISVLLVDDDALTLELHRNYIERLEGFRVTAECTGARAAVSAILERPPAGGIDLVLLDVTMPDGSGLDVLRHVRARAADVDVIAVTGVRDADVVRQMVGLGVAQYLVKPFPFAVFRERLMQYEAYRRRAREASGPATQSEIDAMFGALRPAASAPLPKGLSAETLDRVSEGVRAAGALSAAEAAEELGMSRVAVRRYLEHLAETGLVLRAPRYGTPGRPETEYRWRAL, via the coding sequence ATGATCTCCGTCCTGCTGGTCGACGACGATGCGCTCACCCTCGAGCTGCACCGCAACTACATCGAGCGCCTCGAGGGCTTCCGGGTGACGGCCGAATGCACCGGGGCCCGAGCGGCGGTCTCGGCGATCCTCGAGCGCCCGCCCGCGGGCGGCATCGACCTCGTGCTGCTCGATGTCACGATGCCCGACGGGTCCGGCCTGGATGTCCTGCGGCACGTGCGCGCCCGCGCCGCCGACGTCGACGTGATCGCGGTGACCGGGGTACGGGACGCCGACGTCGTCCGTCAGATGGTGGGCCTCGGGGTCGCGCAGTATCTGGTCAAGCCGTTTCCGTTCGCGGTGTTCCGTGAGCGACTGATGCAGTACGAGGCCTATCGGCGGCGCGCGCGGGAGGCGTCGGGTCCTGCCACTCAGTCCGAGATCGATGCGATGTTCGGCGCGCTGCGGCCCGCGGCATCCGCTCCGTTGCCCAAAGGACTGTCGGCGGAGACCCTCGATCGTGTGAGCGAGGGCGTCCGCGCAGCGGGCGCGCTGTCGGCGGCCGAGGCGGCGGAGGAGCTCGGGATGTCGCGGGTCGCGGTCCGGCGCTACCTGGAGCATCTCGCGGAGACCGGGCTGGTGCTGCGGGCGCCCCGCTACGGGACGCCGGGCAGACCCGAGACCGAGTACCGCTGGCGGGCGCTCTGA
- a CDS encoding glycosyltransferase, with translation MRVALLAESFLPHMNGVTGSVLHVLRHLERQGHQTLVIAPKAGEVTADLHGARTALLRSVPLPSYPQVRVVFARVARLATLLRAFDADVLHLASPFVLGWQGVVVADALCIPSVAVYQTDVIAYAQKYGIPQASAFAASHTARLHRRATLTLAPSTSAIQQLEGLGVDRLRRWGRGVDAERFRPERRSEHWRGRVAAGGETIVGYVGRLAPEKQVEDLIALRDLPGVRLVIVGDGPSRSALERALPGAVFTGHLSGTELAETLASFDVFVHPGESETFGQTIQEALASGVPVVATGRGGPVDLVRSSVDGWLYRPGDVADLRARVSDLVGDPSKRRAFSAAARASVKDRTWEALGDQLVGHYEEARMLRPIDDAMLARSVTRPAAPSIAEAGPAPRWKRFVALGDSLTEGLSDSSRMPAGEYRGWADRLAQLLAHGNGGSSPFRYANLAIRSKRIHHLLTEQLPAALQMRPDLVSVFMGANDLVGRGADPRALARELEVGVRSLRDAGCDVLLVTPFLPRRRAAVLFARTFAEFNSELRRVAADTGARLLDLEAHPEIGHIDMWGADRVHLRSRGHRFLAYRAAEALGVPHAEALADLDATLHIDDDEAAGPGWLREHAVPWVWRRLHGRTAGDGRSAKHADYVLIERPGSTRSVPAPS, from the coding sequence GTGAGAGTCGCGTTGCTTGCAGAATCGTTCCTCCCGCACATGAACGGCGTGACGGGATCGGTGCTCCACGTGCTCCGGCATCTGGAGCGACAAGGCCACCAGACGCTGGTGATCGCCCCCAAGGCCGGCGAGGTGACCGCCGACCTGCACGGAGCGCGCACCGCGCTCCTGCGCTCGGTCCCGCTGCCCTCCTACCCGCAGGTGCGCGTCGTCTTCGCGCGTGTCGCCCGCCTGGCCACGCTGCTGCGAGCGTTCGATGCGGACGTGCTGCACCTCGCGTCGCCGTTCGTCCTGGGCTGGCAGGGCGTCGTCGTGGCCGATGCGCTGTGCATCCCGTCGGTCGCCGTGTACCAGACCGACGTGATCGCCTACGCGCAGAAATACGGCATTCCGCAGGCGAGCGCGTTCGCGGCATCGCACACCGCGCGCCTGCACCGCCGCGCCACCCTCACCCTGGCTCCCTCGACGTCGGCGATCCAGCAGCTCGAAGGCCTCGGCGTCGACCGCCTCCGTCGCTGGGGTCGCGGCGTGGACGCCGAACGGTTCCGCCCGGAGCGACGCAGCGAGCACTGGAGGGGTCGGGTCGCCGCCGGCGGCGAGACCATCGTCGGCTACGTCGGACGCCTCGCCCCCGAGAAGCAGGTCGAGGATCTGATCGCGCTGCGCGACCTGCCGGGCGTGCGCCTCGTGATCGTGGGCGACGGCCCGTCCCGAAGCGCGCTCGAGAGGGCGCTTCCCGGCGCCGTCTTCACCGGTCACCTGTCCGGGACGGAACTGGCGGAGACGCTGGCGAGCTTCGACGTGTTCGTCCATCCCGGCGAGAGCGAGACGTTCGGCCAGACGATCCAGGAGGCGCTGGCAAGCGGCGTCCCGGTGGTGGCCACCGGGCGAGGCGGCCCGGTCGACCTCGTCCGCAGCAGCGTCGACGGCTGGCTCTACCGACCGGGCGACGTCGCGGACCTCCGCGCTCGGGTGTCCGACCTGGTGGGCGACCCGTCCAAGCGGCGCGCGTTCTCCGCCGCCGCCCGGGCTTCCGTGAAGGACCGCACGTGGGAGGCGCTGGGCGACCAGCTCGTGGGCCATTACGAGGAGGCGCGGATGCTGCGGCCCATCGACGACGCGATGCTCGCGCGCTCGGTCACCCGACCGGCGGCCCCCTCGATCGCCGAGGCCGGCCCGGCACCTCGATGGAAGCGCTTCGTGGCGCTGGGGGACTCGCTGACCGAAGGGCTCTCCGACAGTTCGCGCATGCCGGCGGGGGAGTACCGCGGCTGGGCCGATCGTCTCGCGCAGCTGCTGGCCCACGGCAACGGCGGCAGCTCGCCGTTCCGGTACGCGAACCTCGCCATCCGCAGCAAGCGGATCCATCACCTGCTCACCGAGCAGCTGCCGGCTGCGCTGCAGATGCGGCCGGATCTCGTCTCGGTGTTCATGGGCGCCAACGACCTCGTCGGGCGTGGCGCCGATCCCCGGGCGCTCGCGCGAGAGCTCGAGGTGGGAGTGCGCAGCCTCCGGGATGCCGGCTGCGACGTCCTGCTGGTCACGCCGTTCCTCCCGCGTCGTCGTGCGGCGGTGCTGTTCGCGCGCACGTTCGCCGAGTTCAACTCGGAGCTGCGCCGCGTCGCGGCGGACACCGGCGCGCGCCTGCTCGATCTGGAGGCTCACCCGGAGATCGGCCACATCGACATGTGGGGCGCCGATCGCGTGCATCTGCGCTCCCGCGGGCATCGGTTCCTGGCTTACCGTGCGGCCGAAGCCCTCGGCGTGCCGCACGCCGAGGCGCTGGCCGATCTGGACGCGACGCTGCACATCGACGACGACGAGGCCGCAGGACCCGGCTGGCTGCGCGAGCACGCGGTGCCCTGGGTGTGGCGCCGCCTGCACGGGCGCACCGCCGGTGACGGGCGTTCCGCGAAGCACGCGGACTACGTGCTCATCGAACGCCCCGGCTCGACGCGCTCGGTTCCGGCGCCGAGCTGA
- a CDS encoding DedA family protein, which translates to MVEEMLAQLASSVWALPVLFLLVLGDAFLVIIPGETAVTAFAALSVAQGQPSLVGVVAVAAAAALSGDVICYLIGRRTGLDRWAWMRRPRVVAAFGWARTRLDRSTAAVLFSARFIPFGRLAVNLTAGASRVPAPRYVLFAAGAAVVWALYQAFIGAVVAHLLPGSPLLAVVVSIVVALLAGLLLDAVLARRWRRPRPPAERDVVRD; encoded by the coding sequence GTGGTGGAGGAGATGCTGGCCCAGCTCGCGAGCAGCGTGTGGGCGCTGCCCGTGCTGTTCCTGCTGGTGCTGGGCGACGCGTTCCTGGTCATCATCCCCGGCGAGACGGCCGTGACCGCGTTCGCGGCGCTTTCCGTCGCTCAGGGACAGCCGTCGCTGGTCGGAGTGGTCGCCGTCGCAGCCGCCGCTGCTCTCAGCGGAGACGTGATCTGCTATCTGATCGGACGCCGCACCGGATTGGACCGCTGGGCGTGGATGCGCCGGCCGCGGGTGGTCGCGGCGTTCGGCTGGGCGCGCACGCGGCTGGATCGCAGCACCGCCGCGGTGCTCTTCAGCGCGCGGTTCATTCCGTTCGGGCGTCTCGCTGTCAACCTGACGGCAGGGGCGAGTCGCGTGCCGGCCCCGCGCTACGTCCTCTTCGCGGCCGGAGCGGCCGTGGTCTGGGCGCTCTATCAGGCCTTCATCGGCGCGGTCGTGGCCCATCTGCTTCCCGGCTCGCCGCTGCTGGCCGTCGTCGTCTCGATCGTCGTCGCCCTGCTCGCAGGGCTGCTCCTCGATGCCGTCCTGGCCCGGCGCTGGCGACGCCCGCGCCCGCCGGCGGAGCGGGATGTCGTCCGGGACTGA